Proteins found in one Rhodobacteraceae bacterium D3-12 genomic segment:
- a CDS encoding PQQ-like beta-propeller repeat protein, producing the protein MTEALGMQALDIRAHRPKRSGLAVGLWVGLGLVIAVSGCTKREEILPGQREDLRAILTEDVPVANDVIPVNRTLALRAGKTTANASWTQRHGSPKTRVSHPAFGGAMQAIWSTKIGAGDGRKGRITADPVIAGGRIYTLDSEARVSATATNGEAVWSVSLLPSRDGSNDATGGGLAYANGTLFVTTGFGVLTALDAATGQEQWKQELGATASGAPSVKNGLVFLAAGDNTAWAVEASTGRIRWQLDATPSRNNVLGAPAPAVNDQVAIFGFGSGEVMAAFASGGLRVWDGVISGQRFALARTRVSDITGDPVIVGDTVYVGSHSGRLVAMKASTGERQWTANEGALNPVWVAGGSVFLVSDRNELVRLSAEDGTRIWGTKLPFFVKDRPRRQKEIFAHYGPVLAGGKLIVASNDGKIRAFDPASGTLVGTADIPGGATTNPVFAGGVMYVVSSNGELYAFR; encoded by the coding sequence ATGACAGAGGCACTTGGTATGCAGGCACTGGACATTCGGGCACATAGGCCGAAGCGGAGCGGTTTGGCCGTTGGGCTTTGGGTTGGACTGGGGCTGGTGATTGCGGTGTCGGGCTGCACCAAGCGCGAGGAAATCCTTCCCGGTCAACGCGAAGACCTGCGCGCGATCCTGACCGAGGATGTTCCGGTTGCGAATGATGTTATCCCTGTGAACCGCACGCTTGCCCTTAGAGCCGGGAAAACCACAGCGAATGCCAGTTGGACACAGCGCCACGGGTCACCGAAGACACGGGTGAGCCACCCCGCCTTTGGTGGCGCGATGCAAGCGATCTGGAGCACCAAGATTGGCGCGGGCGATGGCCGCAAAGGCCGCATCACCGCCGATCCGGTGATTGCGGGCGGGCGTATCTATACGCTGGATTCCGAAGCGCGCGTGAGCGCCACAGCGACCAACGGCGAGGCGGTGTGGAGTGTGAGCCTTCTTCCGTCGCGCGACGGGTCGAATGATGCGACCGGCGGCGGCTTGGCTTATGCCAACGGAACCCTGTTTGTGACCACCGGCTTTGGCGTGTTGACCGCGCTGGATGCGGCGACCGGACAGGAGCAATGGAAACAAGAGCTGGGCGCGACCGCGTCGGGCGCGCCGAGTGTCAAGAACGGCCTTGTCTTCTTGGCCGCTGGTGACAACACCGCCTGGGCGGTTGAGGCGAGCACCGGGCGTATTCGCTGGCAATTGGATGCGACGCCGAGCCGCAACAACGTGCTAGGCGCACCGGCACCGGCGGTGAACGATCAGGTGGCGATCTTTGGTTTTGGCTCTGGCGAGGTCATGGCGGCCTTTGCCAGCGGCGGTTTGCGGGTTTGGGACGGGGTGATCTCAGGGCAACGCTTTGCTCTGGCGCGCACCCGCGTATCGGACATCACCGGCGACCCGGTGATCGTGGGCGACACGGTTTATGTGGGCAGCCATTCGGGCCGGTTGGTTGCGATGAAAGCCAGCACAGGCGAACGCCAGTGGACCGCAAACGAAGGCGCTTTGAACCCTGTGTGGGTTGCGGGCGGATCGGTTTTCCTTGTCTCTGACCGCAATGAGCTTGTCCGGCTAAGTGCAGAAGACGGCACGAGAATTTGGGGCACGAAGCTTCCCTTTTTCGTCAAGGACCGGCCGCGTCGCCAGAAGGAAATCTTTGCCCACTATGGCCCGGTATTGGCCGGTGGCAAGCTGATCGTGGCATCGAACGACGGCAAGATCCGCGCGTTTGATCCGGCCTCGGGGACGCTTGTTGGGACCGCGGATATTCCGGGCGGGGCGACGACAAACCCGGTGTTTGCGGGCGGCGTGATGTACGTCGTGTCGTCCAACGGCGAGCTTTACGCTTTCCGTTGA